TGGCCGTTCTCATCCAGCGCGATCGCCCGTTTGAAGGCGCTACCGCTGTTGCCTGACAACTCCCAGGTATGGCTGGCCTCATCCCAGCGAACCTTGTACGGATGACCCTGCACCTCGATATAGTCGCCCTGGGTATGACGATAAATGCCTTGGTAGCGGCCAGTGCCGGCAACCGGTAGGCCTTGCAGGGAAACAGGCTCGCTGGCTTGGTAACCGGTCAACCCGGCCAGGGGCTCATGGCCCGTACCCCATGGGCGTGGCGAAGCTGTCGCTGACCCAGGCCGCTGTGCCAGCTGATAGTGCCTGACTGAGCGGCGCAACCCGACGGCAGCGGTGCCCACGCCACCACCGAGCGCATCCATGGCGATATCGACGACGCTGACCAACACCTGCTCGATGGCATCGAGCACATCGACGCTATTGCCGGCGGCCAGGGCCCTGATCAAGCCGGCGGAAGCATCGTAGAGGTCATAAAGACTTACCGGCAAGCCCAGCACGGGAATCAGGCCGAGGGCGAGTTTGAAACCGAGTAGCACCTTGCCTGCCTGCGCGGCGAGGTTTTCGACATGCAGGTCCAGGTTGCTCCGGGAAGTACCGCGGTGGGCCTGGAGCAATTGTCCCATGTGGGTGTCCAATTGCAGTTCGGCAAGGGACTGCGTCGCGGGCCATTCGACGCCGACGCCGATGATACCGTCGAAGCGGTTGGCATGGGCCTGGTCCAGGCGTGAACGGTGGGCGGCCGGATTGCCCTGCAGTGCCCTGCTGGCCAGGTAGTCACGTTCGCGGCTGTCCACGCTGCCTTCGAACAGGCTCAGACGTGCCTGCTCGAGGGTTGGGAACTGACGGAGCGGGCTGCTGGGGTGGTCGGGGCGGTACAGGAGGGTGGACTGGTGGGTGCGGTCCTCGATGAAGGTAACGCCCGCGAGCGTGGTGGGCTGGCCGTCGGTATCGGGGCCGCCGCTGGTCAGGCGGGCTGGCAGCAGCCGCAGGTCGAGGCCGTTGGCCTGCAAGTCGGCCCTGCTGTGTGCGTCGATCACTTGGGCAAGCATGGCGTGGCTGGCACTGTCCAGATGGCCGCTGGCATGGAACAGCAGGTTTTGCAGCCGCAGGATCAGGCGATGGGGCGCCACCAGGCATTCGCGCCGAAACGCTTGCGCATGGTCGCCTTCATCGGTGCCCAGGAAGGCCTGGGTGATCGCCGCCTCGTATTGCCCGGCAAGGTCCAGCTCGTGGGCCAGCGTTCGCAGGTAGGCGGCGTCGAGGCCTGCCTGCAAGGTCTGCTCCAGGGCTGCATCGGCCGGCTCCAGTCTCAGGCGCAGGAAACGCAGGCGATCGTGCATCGTGTCATCGATGTTCTCCAGCAACAGGGTCTCCAGCGCCACCGTCACCCGCTCGTCACTGGCTTTGAGCACCGCCTTGAACGGCGTGCCTGGGGCGCCGCTGCCGGCAATCAGGTCCTTGCCTGAGTAGGTTGTGCTGACGGGTATGTCGAGTTCGATGCGGTGTTCGGCAAAGCCGTCGAAATCCTGTTTCAGGCGTTTGGCGAGTCGGGCCAGGCAGAACTGCCGGCGTTCCGGCAGGTCGCGACGAATCAGTGCCTGGGCCTTGCGCAACGATGCGAGGTAATCCTGGACGAGCGTGCGCAGGGGCTGACGGTCGTGGGCAGGGATCTTCGTCAGGCCCGCTAGCGCGTTACCGACTTGCGTGAGGATGTCCTGCTGCGCTTGATGCATCCGCAGGGCGGTTTCGCGGGCGGCGTGACGTGGCACTTGCAGGTTCAGGGCAAGTGCCTCCTTTAGCCGCGGCAGGGCCTGCGCCGCGGCGGGAAGGCCCTGACTGGCTTGCAAGTTGTCCTTTTGCTGACGGCTGGCTGCCAGCAAATCGTTCAGCGTGTGGCCGATCGGATCATCGGGTAGCGCCTTCAATCGTACCGACAAGCCAGCGCTCAAGCAGCCCTCCAGTTGCTGCAGGCTCTGGCAGAACAGCAGCCCGCCATGCTCGCCGAACCAGTACAGCAGCAGGCCATGCGCGGTGTCGGGGGTGTCCAGCAGCGTCTTGGCCGTGATTGCCAGGGCGCCCAGCAGCAGGGTGGCACTTGGCTGCTCGATGGACGCAGCACTGGCCTGCGGCACCAGTTCGACCTGGGCGGCCACCGCGTCACTGGCGGAAGCGGTGAACAGGGTCCGCACCCAATTTAACTGTCGTTCGTCGAGCTGGCCCAGTGCATGCTGGAGCTGAGCATGGGCAAGCAAGCCGTCGCGGTGAGCGTCGACCAATGCTGTGCTTGCGGTCACCGGGTGCGCGTCGGAGTGCCATTTTGCGGATGCGGTCACTGCGTCGACCAGTGCCTGGGTGGTGTTCCTGGCTGTCAGTAGTGCGGCCTGCTGGCGTTGGCATTGCTGTAGTTGCGCCGCGGGCAGGGCGTCCAGCATTTCGAGTTGGCCCGCGATCAGTTGCGTTCGTAGAGCAGGGGCCAGGTCGAGGCTGAGGTTGCCGAAGTCGAACAGAGAGGGGCGGGCTGAAAGCGGCTGTGCAAGCTCGTCACCCTCGGGGGCTGGGGCAAACACCTGGCTGTCGCGCCAGGCATGCTCCACCAGGTCGGCCGCGGCCAGGCTGTTGGCGGCATGGGTTTCGAGCTGAGCGCCGGCCGGCGCCGCCAGGGTGTTCATCAGCGTGGCTTCGAGGTGCTTGAACAGTGCGTCGAAGCCCAGGCCGATTCCGTCCAGGTCGGTGTAGGTAATCGTATCCTGCTCTGTGGCCCGCAGGGCTGATTCAAGTGTCTCGCGGGTGGCGTAGGCCGTGAAGGGGCTTGTCTGTCGCGGTGCGTAGAGAACCTGGGGTGAATCGCCTTCGAGGCTGATGACCAGGGCGCCTGGCTGGCTTGAGGGGGCTTGGATCAGCACCTTTTTCTGCCTGTGGATTCGCCACTCAGGGTTTTCCAACAGGCCGACGAGCGGTTGTCGATGCTCTTCGGCCAGTATCTGTTGCTCCAGGGCGATCTCCAGCGTGGCCATGAAATGTGC
This genomic stretch from Pseudomonas entomophila harbors:
- a CDS encoding dermonecrotic toxin domain-containing protein; the encoded protein is MTTLPTPYWPYHLVSDLSRSLLADTPVTRRALADWRQSRQTFNRLLSLAPSVRQVLNDLLRDVFASDPEHTGLLLNTGNVAHFVSLTQLGLFAHQQPSAPADLDARATVQGKHGVNPKVTELRPSELYARLVALDLQATLRQRWHDYWTARAEGTALSRREHARGQYRAHFMATLEIALEQQILAEEHRQPLVGLLENPEWRIHRQKKVLIQAPSSQPGALVISLEGDSPQVLYAPRQTSPFTAYATRETLESALRATEQDTITYTDLDGIGLGFDALFKHLEATLMNTLAAPAGAQLETHAANSLAAADLVEHAWRDSQVFAPAPEGDELAQPLSARPSLFDFGNLSLDLAPALRTQLIAGQLEMLDALPAAQLQQCQRQQAALLTARNTTQALVDAVTASAKWHSDAHPVTASTALVDAHRDGLLAHAQLQHALGQLDERQLNWVRTLFTASASDAVAAQVELVPQASAASIEQPSATLLLGALAITAKTLLDTPDTAHGLLLYWFGEHGGLLFCQSLQQLEGCLSAGLSVRLKALPDDPIGHTLNDLLAASRQQKDNLQASQGLPAAAQALPRLKEALALNLQVPRHAARETALRMHQAQQDILTQVGNALAGLTKIPAHDRQPLRTLVQDYLASLRKAQALIRRDLPERRQFCLARLAKRLKQDFDGFAEHRIELDIPVSTTYSGKDLIAGSGAPGTPFKAVLKASDERVTVALETLLLENIDDTMHDRLRFLRLRLEPADAALEQTLQAGLDAAYLRTLAHELDLAGQYEAAITQAFLGTDEGDHAQAFRRECLVAPHRLILRLQNLLFHASGHLDSASHAMLAQVIDAHSRADLQANGLDLRLLPARLTSGGPDTDGQPTTLAGVTFIEDRTHQSTLLYRPDHPSSPLRQFPTLEQARLSLFEGSVDSRERDYLASRALQGNPAAHRSRLDQAHANRFDGIIGVGVEWPATQSLAELQLDTHMGQLLQAHRGTSRSNLDLHVENLAAQAGKVLLGFKLALGLIPVLGLPVSLYDLYDASAGLIRALAAGNSVDVLDAIEQVLVSVVDIAMDALGGGVGTAAVGLRRSVRHYQLAQRPGSATASPRPWGTGHEPLAGLTGYQASEPVSLQGLPVAGTGRYQGIYRHTQGDYIEVQGHPYKVRWDEASHTWELSGNSGSAFKRAIALDENGQWNTHLALYGVHRLGAGAGGGQTLGRLADTLDPLWPAAVRERLPRWWRDQAYRRHNRLRDSINRDMPAFKDRTDALNQRMKRSFAAQDASDASLVGELQACIAEAKRIHADCLSFVEVSSARLRNNAQAQANDLAMLICDSHNRLGQMTQMRLAQTLDEVDRLRQVAREKANGLGGDLNAAQLMAATEEVLVFRVQMAEQRGKALAELDDLRRQVQAMRTWRRQVRQTAARREVFSHIDSELSNFTDHLLNYLDIAQLLGLLTKPVRSLDGAWLNLQYLMREPRADLDRALYAVHALGNARTSARQRGAILARSIDQMRQFKSRLGYWKTSYGEHFDAAQVQRLESTLDAYTQYARSLQQGTSQPQPVNRPGQRQPRVFETVQTHYLIGEADPHQPNTYRITGVNGRTEIYRQDASGKFTLTNPDTGAAATVRQATLDELRGEAGRHLDGLQAFTQKIEQYAAQGMDGASLEDLMRFKANDLEGLANRIARAAQSEPTLTRLDMASRNLIERGRTLRIEQIMKTREPNGAQLDYLVDQDVLLIEKTGTLVELKRTPDGRPDHLQEFRISDKRHAAPRTLWYAHVHFNKADPVFTDFIKAHLKTPAQRYLGSEWQASHVESIWRGDLNRAQALKHLAPHF